The genomic segment GATCAAACAAAGACCTGGTCCTGCATTGCGCCATGTGACCTTAAGGCTGCCAAGTGTTTCTCCTGTTTTAATTCCCCCAAATTAATTTCTTCATCTATTTATGCTATATATTTAATGCAATATTTTAAATCTGTCACTGAAATAAATGTACTTAAAtcgtgagaaaaacaaaataaactacAGTTTACCACATACAGTTGCAGTACTTATAATGGCCATTACTTGGATGGGAGGCGCTGTCAAGTACTGTAATGTGCTGCACTCAATTCCTGCCTCTTGTCCAATCACTTTAAACGCAAACACGCTGAAGGGAGGGGACAGAAAGGAGGGCGGACGCATGCGctgactcacgcacacacacacagacacacacacgcgaagtTGCTAACCTAGCAAGCTAAGCTAACTGTTGCCATGTTCGTAACGTAACCACGAAACACGCATTCAGTCGTATATAGTCCTTTGCGCGTATACAGTATTAATTTGGCACGCTTCAGTTGGACGGTTGGGGTATGAACGGTTGCAACAGGAAAGGCGGGCAGAAACGAAAACACTTATTTTATTCCATCAACGATAAGTTACAATTTGTGGAATGTGGCAATGGGTTCCAACACTCATGAGCATAATATACACATACCCACTACATGAAACATCAAAGATATGCTGGGGAAGTTAGCTTTTGAGCTGTTATCCTTTAAATCGTTTAATCGCTAAACAACAACAGCTGGCGGTATCAAGTTGTGATGAAATAGATTTAAATATTGATAAGACAAGTTGACAACAGGTGATCCTCGTTCCCGGGCGTATTGCTGACTGACAGCTTCGGCGAGCCATTCGGCGGTCAGACATGAGCGTGAGTAAACCAATCGCGTGCGGCGGCGGAGTCGATATGGGCGTTTACTCCAGTTGCAGAGCCCAGGCCAGGCGTAGTCAGTTTGGTCTACGAAGAGCTTCCAACACTTCATAGTCGGTCTGTTACCTTCGCTCTCACAGCCGAGGTGAAAATTCGACATTTTCCATCTGTTCACGGCGGAGGACGGCTTTTGAACGCTGAAACAGCGGCGGATATTTGCGCTCAGACAGGTAGGTTTCAACCGATGTGTTGCTTTTTCCACCCTCCCTTGCGTGCAGTCGCCCCCTGTAATTAAAACAGGTTTACGTGGTCGGTTAAGCTCCACTGTAGGTATGTATGCACCACACTCCACACTAAGCATTGATGTAGCTTAAAAACGCAATTAACATTATTTTTGGGGTATTGTTTATATCTGGGATTTATTGAAAACAAGGTTAGAGCCCCTGGcgatattttttgtcttttcagatGCATTTGTTCTTTGTAAGTGCTTCTTTGCGCATATGTGTGTCATGGTAGTTTGGATCATGTTTGCACACTGTTATAAAGCAGCGTTGCATAATTcttcctttgttttcttttcactgaCGTATTTACTTTACATAGTGCTCCACCAAGTCTTTATTCTGTCGTAGGTGGTGACTCATTATTACAACAGTTCTTTTTTCTTAGATGGTACATATATGGCTTTACCTAAATGGTTtaatgtgtctgcgtgtgtgtgtgtgtgtgtgtgtatatatatatatatatatatatatatatacacacacacacacacatatattaaatgtgtatatatgtgtgtgtgcgtgttacaTATTACCCCATAAAAGAATACccaaatgttttcttgttttaaacaaATTATCAGCAAGTAACCTGAAGCTTTAGTAATATAATAGTAATGCAAACTGAAGTTAATTTATCAGAATCAGCTGCATATCAGTGTTGGTTTATCAGGAAGGCTCACAATTGTTCCCTACAGTGAAGTCAAACTGGTTTGTCTTAAACTGTACAGCACAGCTGGGAACAAATCCAACCTTGGGATTTCCGTGTCATTTGGCAAAAGTGTTTCAAAGAAAGTTTAGTTTTGATAAACACTTTCCTGGTGTCTTAATAACATGTGTTACATGTGTATGCAAAATGCCGACCCCAATACATTTTGGAACTAGGCAAATAACGAAAGATGAACTTTGATTGAAAGGagtcccttttcaaaaaaatcctACAATTGATTATAATTAGTTCTTTAACGTCATTGTTCTGATACAGCACAAGTAGATCAGTGttacatgaaataaataaataaataaataaatgcccttCAATGTGCTTTCAGGTTCTTGCAGCAGCCAGTTTGGATTATAAAATTACATTGAGGATTAGTGGGTGAAAATTGGCTCCAATCTCGCGGCCTTTCCCCATGAGGAAAGATGGGGAATGGCTTCTCGGAACAACCTAGTTTCCTGGCGAGCATCCCATTCTTCCAATCCTTCCACATCGCCATCCTTGGGCTGGACTCTGCCGGGAAGACCACCGTGCTGTACAGGCTGCAGTTCAACGAGTTTGTCAACACGGTCCCCACCAAGGGTTTCAACGCAGAGCGGGTGCGGGTATCCCTGGGCGGCCACCGCTCCGTAACCTTCCAGTTTTGGGACGTGGGCGGCCAGGAAAAACTGCGGCCGCTGTGGAAGTCGTATACGAGATGCACGGACGGCATCATTTTTGTGGTGGACTCGGTAGATGCCGAGCGCATGGAGGAAGCCAAGACCGAGCTCCACAAGATCGCCAAGACTTCTGAGAACCAGGGGGTGCCGCTATTGGTGGTGGCCAACAAGCAGGACTTGAGGCACTCCCTGGGCCTGCTGGAGATTGAGAAGCTCCTGGCACTCAAGGAACTGAGCCCGGCGACCCCGTGGCACCTGCAGCCCGCCTGCGCCATCATTGGAGACGGACTCAGGGAGGGCCTGGATCGACTATATGACCTGATCCTGAAGCACAGAAAGGCGATCcggcagcagaagaagaagcgaTAAAGACTGCAAGTTACTGGTGAAGGAATGTCTGGGGTTAAATCCAGCGTCTACATTGGGGTCTCAATTCTCAGAGTTTAAAGGTTTGTCAGGCTGTGTTCACACTTGTCATGCTTTCAAATGAACTCTGATCCGATGGCGTTCCCAGTGCGGTTCGTTAGGTCCATCTAAAGCACACTTTGCAATTAGATTCAGACCAGTTCATCAGGTTTGGTCAAGTGTGAACTTTTATCATCTGAACTGAAACCACTTTGGTCCCAGATCTCCATCTGCTTGCAATTGGACTCAGATGCAGTTTAGGTTCACTTGAGCTCAAGTGTGAATGCTACACAGATGAAAGAGGACCAGGTCTGCTTGAAGGATTGGTCTCGGTCTTCAACTCTGGTGCAATTCGGTTCACATCAGCTCAAGTGGTGAATGTGATGCAGAGCCAAGAAGGTGGACTGAGACCGCTTGAAGACTTTGTCTCAGCCCACTTGCAAGCGAATGGTGTCGGTTTGATTCAAGTATGACTGCTAAATTTCATCCAGTTATGAAAATGCGACAAGGCGGATCAAAAAtcgtgtatcgcatcgtgtatCTTTTTGGTCCAGACAGGAGTACTGTTCCACTTTGTTCGGTTCAAATCAACTTCAGTGCGAGCGGTCTAGTGAAGTCGTTTGTTTGGTCAAACTATAGCTGACTGTGTCCACTGAAAGAGGTTGTTGTCTCCGTCCCCACTATTAGTGAACTTTGGTAAGTCGAGGTTCATTGAAGCTACTCGGATCAAAGAACCAAATGTACCATTTATTGTTAGTCTGGACCACTCTTCCGTTTGCTTCAGTTAAAAGAAACTCTGGTGTTATTGCCCTACTCATTTGCTTGTTGAAACGCTATTAGCCGTTCCCTAAGTGTAAGCGCTCCATGTTTGTTTGGTGAAAACAAACCGGTCAGATAGCTCTGCtagtgcattttgttttcatccgaTATATGCCGTCGTCCGTTCAAATGAcggcaaaaaaagtaaatgttgGAAGCGTCAAGTGTGAACACAGCCTTTGGTGATGTGACCATGCTGTGGATCAGGAAGTGACGTTTAAAGGAACCGAGTATGACGATGAGAAAGTTCTCGACAAGTATTGATTTCAAGATGTGATCTTACACTCAGAAGGTTTGGGGTCTGGAATGGTGGTGCAAAGTGTTATTTGAATGGCCAATGGTTTCTCTATTCttaccaaaaacattttaaaggaaaaaaaaactagatgGGTTAGAACTTTAAtgaaattttcactttttttatgctagctcatcacttttttttttaactacttcaTAGACTCTATATGTGAAAGCAAAGTGTTAATTGTGCATTTTCAATTGGTGTGGTTGCTCTGTTCTATCTCCCACCGAAAGCACTTTAGATGATCACCTCTTAGGGAGTTTACAGTTTGTTATCCGGACTTTTTTTAAGATTAAttatttgacacattttaaCAGATGCTGATTTGAGCCGGTTGccgcgttgttttttttcctttgataaataaaaacatattgaGTGCACTGGTTAAAATGTTGTCCAGCCTATTATTATGACCACGTTTGCCACTTTCAGTCtgcttttgattttatttctattGTAAAGGGTTGTTTTTTCGTCACCATTTCACTTGAATTCAATGCTGCAACTCgagttgtttatttaaaaaaaagaaaaatgggggcAGAGCTCAAAAGATGGCTCTTTGGTGATTAGTTGATAATTCATACTCCCAACACGCGGACAACTTTGCCAAACAAGTTTGCCAAACAGAAGCTAAATATTGGTTAGCTTCTGATCAGCGTATCATACTTCATACATGTTCTTAGCAAATGCTGATTTGAGTTTCCAACAACACCGCAGTTCTCCTTAGCGTTTGGTTTTGACTAGATTATGCCTCAGTGTCGTGTTTTAACTCGGCAATAATTCTGAGGGGCTGATAAAGATTTTCTcgattgttgaaattcacacttgatgggtgggcagacactccaaaatatttgtatatattcTACTGAAAACCCAAATTAATTTGCctttgtgatcttttttttttccataaagttGATTTGTATACAGACAAAAGGCCAAAAAGCTTTTGAAAAGAACATTGCGTTCCAAATACCTGCATTTGCCTGAACTTGTTACGCTGAATTTATGACTAACCATCTGTAACATGTGTTTAGAGTGCGGTGCTTCCAGTTAAGAACCAACAAATGGCGTGGTGTCAAACGAATACCTTGACGCGCTCTGCATTTGAAAggtgacatttaaaaacaatgacagGAGGGGAGTTCAGTTCTTCTTCCCAGTGCTCGCAGTTGCATGTCTCATCATTACATAAAGTGGTGGGGAgtagcaaagtgtgtgtgtgtgtgtgtgtatatataaaaatatctaGGATGTATccttattttacttttatttttcctgttgatGTTGGACTTATATCcgagatttgaaaacatttccatTCCTTCAATTCAATGGATGAAACTGATTTGACTCCAGGATGTTGAATTAAATTTGAATTACAGGAAGAAGAATTGAATTCGGTGCAATTCAGAAAAAACTCAGTCTTATCACATATGAGTGACAGTTATACATGTTTAATGATCTGTTTTAGCTGAGTAGGCCTttgtgaaccaaaaaaaaagtcctacgACTGATTAACCGATGTTTTTCAGAATGTACTTCTACACATAccagagtttcttttttttaattaactttttttttaatacaagtaTCTGTACGTCTCCTAAAATATTTCCCCACATTGGAATACATGACAGCTGCAGCCACAAGTTTCAGTGTTGCGGCATGAGCAAAAAGCACCGGAGTGTTGTTCGGCGCTTCCAGCCTTGCAGAGGATTAACAATTACCTACTTCCTCCAAGGTTCGGTAATGCGGTCGAGGCAGCCCGAAGCTAGTGGGACAGGCTAGGGCAGGAATGGTGAGCCAGGAGGATCTTCAGAGTGTTTGGGAAGTGCTACTTGAGCTGACTTTACAAACACCGTTAACACATTGCAGTCCCAGTAGCGgctggtctgaaaaaaaaaatctgctccaCTTTAATGCTGTGACCATGACACTGTCCCTTGCAAACGCAAGATGACCCGGAATGTGATTGGAATTTTAAAATAGTTAGTGTCGAGTCTCGCTAAACTTCATCAGTGGGAGATTAAATTTTGATATGCTCTGATGTAggtcaaaatgtgaaatcattttgctttatttgttagcattaagctaactgGACTTTCCTAAGCCAAAGCTATGTGGTTATTTTAAGTGTGtgtctttttccttttgtttatgTTTAATTGAGCAAGATAGTTCAACTATCAGTAGCAATTGTTACGGTAGAAGTCACCTTTGAATCTTTAGCCGCCAACGCCGCCTCCATATCGACTATGATGTTTCACCTGACCAATCACAGCGAGCAGAATCAAATCAGGAGATTTCCCGGCTCGTGTACCGGAATGTCGCCGCGTTTGCCGATGAATGCTGTCTTTGTGAAGCGCAGGTGGCTCGTTCCCGCTTGCTTACTGGAAAAAGAATGGCATGGAGCAAAAAGGGTC from the Hippocampus zosterae strain Florida chromosome 5, ASM2543408v3, whole genome shotgun sequence genome contains:
- the arl4aa gene encoding ADP-ribosylation factor-like 4aa — translated: MGNGFSEQPSFLASIPFFQSFHIAILGLDSAGKTTVLYRLQFNEFVNTVPTKGFNAERVRVSLGGHRSVTFQFWDVGGQEKLRPLWKSYTRCTDGIIFVVDSVDAERMEEAKTELHKIAKTSENQGVPLLVVANKQDLRHSLGLLEIEKLLALKELSPATPWHLQPACAIIGDGLREGLDRLYDLILKHRKAIRQQKKKR